A window from Longibacter salinarum encodes these proteins:
- a CDS encoding STAS domain-containing protein, producing MIESTEHVIVDLRDVRFADTEGIAHLHRLQLQGTPITVRNPPDLFFEILRVLELDGLFEIHTDATV from the coding sequence TTGATTGAGTCGACGGAGCACGTGATCGTTGATCTTCGCGACGTACGGTTTGCCGACACGGAGGGGATTGCGCACCTGCATCGACTTCAGCTTCAAGGAACGCCGATTACCGTTCGAAATCCGCCAGATCTGTTTTTTGAAATCCTGCGCGTGCTCGAACTGGATGGACTGTTCGAAATCCATACGGATGCAACGGTCTGA
- a CDS encoding GNAT family N-acetyltransferase, with amino-acid sequence MVVLVWGERDIMDLHLRLQNHLSVIGPTADFARKWGMNAGLSDERALALALAVTEVVTDVVRFAFPRKEASFDITFRRDISTVEVIITEQGEPFDPSRYVYDPERARKEGRFDGAGFAVMRHFVDDFAFLNRGRKGKEFRLVQEIEATHVSELMRHDPQPAPAEVFTGDYSLQPIQPDDAGDVAKLIYRTYGYTYAKEELYYPEKIRRALVQDEKFGVIARTPSGRAVGMFAVLRMPDSDIGEVGEAVVDVDHRRRGLMTKMLEMLIDEARAHDMSAVFGEAVTVHDISQRVNQHFGMESTALLLGFFPTQRFHGLVGDYPQPISVVIELRPLEPYDVVRPFFPMRYASILQEIYEALGAVVEAPDMEPATPLPGSEAVIDTRISYRFRHVELIIEEPGADVVEQVEQTLDDVDQDMLNVLVDIPIEDPHTPFLIRQLRDAGFVLAGLMPRFHHSRDYLRMQRPLVDLDFDHIVVHSDLAHALKSLIQRELACDTEESLVRLRSNSTAT; translated from the coding sequence ATGGTCGTTCTGGTATGGGGGGAGAGGGACATCATGGACTTGCATCTTCGGCTTCAAAATCATCTGAGTGTGATCGGCCCAACGGCCGACTTTGCTCGAAAATGGGGGATGAATGCGGGGTTGTCCGATGAACGGGCTCTCGCACTTGCTCTAGCGGTTACGGAGGTTGTGACCGATGTCGTTCGGTTCGCTTTTCCGCGAAAGGAGGCGAGCTTTGATATCACGTTTCGGCGCGATATCTCGACGGTGGAGGTCATCATCACGGAGCAGGGGGAACCGTTCGATCCATCGCGGTACGTCTACGACCCGGAGCGAGCACGGAAGGAAGGACGTTTCGACGGGGCCGGGTTCGCCGTAATGCGCCATTTCGTCGACGACTTTGCCTTTCTCAACAGGGGGAGGAAAGGGAAAGAATTCCGCCTCGTTCAGGAAATCGAAGCGACGCACGTGTCGGAGCTGATGCGGCACGATCCGCAGCCTGCACCTGCTGAGGTCTTCACGGGCGACTACAGCCTGCAACCGATTCAACCTGACGATGCCGGGGACGTGGCGAAGCTCATTTACCGGACGTACGGGTACACGTATGCGAAGGAAGAGCTCTACTATCCGGAGAAGATCCGCCGGGCGCTCGTGCAGGACGAAAAGTTTGGCGTGATTGCGCGAACACCGTCCGGGCGCGCCGTAGGCATGTTTGCAGTGCTTCGTATGCCCGATTCAGACATTGGGGAAGTAGGAGAGGCCGTCGTAGACGTCGATCATCGCCGTCGTGGTCTCATGACGAAGATGCTCGAGATGCTAATCGACGAGGCTCGGGCTCACGATATGTCGGCCGTTTTCGGGGAGGCGGTGACCGTGCACGATATTAGCCAGCGTGTGAACCAGCACTTCGGCATGGAGTCCACGGCATTGCTACTCGGCTTCTTTCCCACACAGCGGTTTCACGGCCTGGTCGGCGACTACCCACAACCAATTTCTGTCGTGATCGAACTCCGTCCGCTGGAGCCATACGACGTCGTGCGCCCGTTCTTTCCGATGAGATATGCTTCGATCCTACAGGAAATCTACGAGGCGCTGGGGGCCGTCGTTGAGGCGCCGGACATGGAACCTGCAACGCCACTGCCAGGCAGCGAAGCCGTTATCGACACCCGCATCTCATACCGATTCCGGCACGTGGAACTCATCATCGAGGAGCCGGGGGCGGACGTGGTCGAACAGGTCGAACAGACGCTCGACGACGTGGACCAAGATATGCTGAACGTGCTGGTGGACATCCCGATTGAGGACCCGCACACGCCCTTCCTCATCCGCCAGCTCCGCGATGCCGGCTTCGTGCTTGCCGGATTGATGCCGCGCTTCCACCACAGCCGCGATTATCTTCGGATGCAGCGGCCGCTGGTTGATCTCGACTTCGATCACATCGTCGTCCATTCGGATCTTGCACACGCCCTGAAATCATTGATCCAGAGGGAACTGGCATGCGACACAGAAGAGAGTCTGGTACGCTTACGATCGAACTCAACCGCGACCTGA
- a CDS encoding M20 metallopeptidase family protein, producing MKQRIHSLADEVFPDVVAWRRQIHQNPELAREEHQTASLVADTLRRLDLDVRTGIYGTGVVGTLRGAHPGPTILLRADMDALPIHEATGLNFASNHEGQMHACGHDAHTASLLGAATILSRIRDEIHGQIRFCFQPSEEVIPGGAKFMIEEGVLESFGSAGDGASGDRSEDGVDYVFGQHVRPDLPVGTVGIRSGPFMASADEVHITVRGEGGHAAAPHELSADATYVASQIVVGLQSIVSRHAPPGVASILTIGRLIADGATNVIPETARLAGTFRAMDEEWRAEAHKLIERLIHRTAEAHGATAEVDLKVGYPALINDSEAAALVRDASLEFTGADQTLDLNPWYAGEDFAYFLQKRPGAFFTLGVGNPERGITHGLHTPKFDIDEEALRIGAGFMAYLAWTCGVEKPTTSDLAAS from the coding sequence ATGAAGCAGCGCATTCATTCGCTGGCTGATGAGGTTTTTCCCGACGTTGTCGCGTGGAGACGTCAGATTCACCAGAACCCGGAGCTCGCACGGGAAGAGCACCAGACTGCGTCCCTGGTCGCCGATACGCTCCGGCGGCTCGATCTCGACGTCCGCACTGGCATCTACGGCACAGGTGTCGTGGGAACGCTCCGCGGCGCACATCCCGGGCCGACCATTTTGCTGCGGGCCGATATGGATGCCCTGCCGATCCATGAGGCGACGGGGCTCAACTTCGCGTCCAATCACGAGGGCCAAATGCACGCGTGCGGCCACGATGCCCACACGGCCTCTCTTCTTGGAGCTGCAACGATCCTCTCGCGCATCCGAGACGAGATCCACGGGCAGATTCGGTTCTGCTTCCAGCCCAGTGAAGAGGTAATCCCCGGCGGCGCCAAGTTTATGATCGAGGAAGGCGTTCTCGAGTCCTTCGGCAGTGCCGGTGATGGCGCGTCCGGTGACCGATCGGAGGATGGGGTCGACTACGTCTTTGGACAGCATGTTCGTCCGGATCTTCCTGTCGGCACGGTCGGCATCCGTTCGGGGCCGTTCATGGCCTCTGCAGACGAGGTGCATATCACGGTTCGTGGTGAAGGCGGGCATGCGGCCGCCCCGCACGAACTCTCGGCCGACGCGACGTACGTAGCGAGTCAGATTGTGGTCGGACTCCAGTCCATCGTGAGCCGACACGCGCCGCCGGGTGTGGCCAGTATCCTCACCATCGGACGCCTGATTGCGGATGGCGCGACAAACGTGATTCCGGAAACGGCTCGTCTGGCTGGCACCTTCCGCGCGATGGACGAAGAGTGGCGCGCCGAGGCTCATAAACTGATCGAACGCCTGATCCATCGCACGGCCGAAGCGCACGGTGCGACGGCCGAGGTGGATCTGAAGGTTGGTTATCCGGCACTCATCAACGATTCTGAGGCAGCCGCGCTTGTTCGCGATGCCTCGCTGGAATTTACAGGTGCAGACCAGACGCTCGATCTCAATCCGTGGTACGCCGGGGAAGACTTTGCATACTTCCTACAGAAGCGCCCGGGGGCCTTCTTCACCCTCGGTGTCGGCAATCCCGAGCGGGGAATCACGCACGGTCTGCACACGCCGAAATTCGATATCGACGAAGAAGCGCTCCGTATCGGAGCCGGTTTCATGGCCTACCTTGCCTGGACCTGTGGCGTAGAAAAACCAACCACGTCAGATCTTGCCGCCTCCTGA
- a CDS encoding DUF58 domain-containing protein → MADAPDALRYLDPAAVAQLGNMELRARLIVEGFITGLHRSPYHGFSVEFAEHRPYNPGDELRHVDWKVYAKTDRYYIKRYEEETNLRHYVVLDTSPSMHYQGEGAVSKLVYGAYLSAALHNLMLKQRDATGLIAFDESVHTMRRPKATPGYLRPLLIELDRIASSEASGTRTSAASALDEVAERISRRSLVVVITDLFENVAKHDDLLRALRHLRHRQHEVIVFHVLEGDTERRFRFPDRPMLFRDMETGEEVTLQPAQLRDHYEEAVTHFSETFRRRCLEHDIDFVELDTNQPYDTALKAYLDKRTRLV, encoded by the coding sequence ATGGCCGACGCCCCTGACGCCCTTCGATATCTCGACCCCGCGGCCGTTGCTCAACTCGGCAACATGGAATTGCGGGCACGTCTGATCGTCGAGGGGTTTATTACCGGTCTCCATCGCAGCCCGTACCACGGGTTTTCGGTCGAGTTTGCCGAGCATAGGCCGTACAACCCCGGAGACGAACTTCGCCACGTCGACTGGAAGGTGTACGCGAAGACCGATCGGTACTACATCAAGCGGTACGAGGAGGAAACGAACCTGCGTCACTACGTCGTCCTTGACACCTCTCCATCGATGCATTACCAGGGAGAAGGCGCGGTCAGCAAGCTGGTCTATGGTGCCTATCTTTCGGCCGCGTTGCACAACCTGATGCTCAAGCAGCGCGATGCCACCGGACTTATTGCCTTCGACGAGTCCGTACATACGATGCGGCGACCGAAGGCCACGCCGGGGTATTTGCGTCCACTTCTCATCGAGTTGGATCGCATCGCGTCGTCGGAGGCCAGCGGCACCCGAACGAGTGCGGCTTCCGCCCTGGACGAAGTTGCGGAGCGCATCAGCCGGCGGTCGCTTGTCGTAGTCATTACCGACCTGTTCGAGAATGTCGCGAAGCATGACGATCTGCTCCGGGCGCTTCGTCATCTCCGCCATCGGCAGCATGAGGTGATCGTCTTTCACGTTTTGGAGGGGGATACGGAGCGCCGCTTCCGCTTTCCCGATCGCCCGATGCTATTTCGCGATATGGAGACAGGCGAAGAGGTGACACTTCAGCCTGCACAGCTCCGCGACCACTACGAAGAAGCCGTCACGCATTTCTCCGAGACGTTTCGCCGCCGCTGTCTTGAGCACGACATCGATTTCGTCGAACTGGACACGAACCAGCCGTACGACACGGCGCTCAAGGCGTATCTCGACAAACGGACGCGTCTCGTTTAG